A window of Pirellula sp. SH-Sr6A contains these coding sequences:
- a CDS encoding DUF499 domain-containing protein yields the protein MAKQPWKAWHEVVKIRKDLETGDLPLHLFAADLYEVMMQNGKRPIYENADDFFALTYPTHNLRGLVRDVVLRLAGKNDKAVRQLELNYGGGKTHTLITMRHLVHDPAKLPEVPAVAEFVGHIGQDPPKTRVAALCFDKVDVETGCDVRAPNGSVRRLREPWSLLAYQIAGEDGLKLLHADKKAEERNTPPAENVLSDLLSLPLKDGMGTLILLDEVLLYAKVRVHAEPGWLDVLTSFFQYLTQAAAKVERCCIVASLLSSEPKDQADTLGKNIVSALNDIFQRQREEAVQPVEKDDVAEVLRRRLFDPNPRSSEAWLSSFEIFVKKPETSRCFCGLTK from the coding sequence ATGGCAAAGCAACCTTGGAAAGCCTGGCACGAAGTAGTCAAGATCAGAAAGGACTTAGAGACGGGTGACTTACCGCTGCACTTATTCGCGGCGGACTTGTACGAAGTGATGATGCAGAATGGGAAACGTCCCATTTACGAGAATGCCGACGATTTTTTTGCACTCACCTACCCTACGCATAATCTGCGTGGACTCGTGCGCGATGTCGTGCTGCGGCTTGCGGGCAAGAACGACAAAGCCGTTCGGCAGCTTGAATTGAACTATGGCGGAGGTAAGACGCATACGTTGATCACGATGCGGCACTTGGTTCATGATCCCGCCAAATTACCCGAAGTGCCAGCAGTTGCAGAATTTGTGGGACACATTGGACAAGACCCGCCCAAGACTCGCGTGGCCGCACTTTGCTTCGACAAAGTCGACGTAGAAACCGGCTGCGATGTTCGTGCTCCAAATGGCTCAGTACGGCGACTGCGAGAGCCGTGGAGCCTGCTTGCTTACCAAATCGCAGGGGAAGATGGATTGAAACTTCTGCACGCTGACAAAAAGGCTGAGGAGCGCAATACGCCACCGGCAGAGAATGTCCTCTCCGACTTACTCTCCCTTCCGCTCAAGGATGGCATGGGAACGCTAATTCTGCTTGACGAAGTTTTGCTCTACGCCAAAGTTCGCGTGCATGCCGAACCAGGGTGGCTGGATGTCCTAACGTCATTCTTCCAGTACCTTACTCAGGCGGCAGCCAAAGTTGAGCGTTGTTGCATCGTGGCTTCACTGTTGTCGAGCGAGCCCAAAGATCAAGCCGACACACTTGGCAAAAATATCGTTTCGGCTTTGAACGATATCTTCCAGCGGCAACGTGAAGAGGCCGTGCAACCAGTTGAAAAGGACGATGTGGCTGAGGTGCTTCGGCGACGCCTATTTGATCCTAATCCTCGATCAAGCGAAGCTTGGTTGAGTTCGTTTGAGATTTTCGTAAAAAAACCTGAAACCTCCCGGTGTTTTTGCGGTTTAACGAAGTAA
- a CDS encoding IS1380 family transposase, with translation MKSSFAKRIGARKKQILKRLAVARENRFSRGISNPNPVLATNSVKYELADRTHAISYAGVSAMLKLAGHVGLTDAINHRVQLLKSHAPYHESDHVLAMVMNVLCNGTRLEHLERLRNDSTFLDAIGADSIPDPTTAGDFCRRFHQSDIDSLMQAINEARINVWRQQDDAFFDQALIDVDGVIVATTAECKEGMDISYKGSWGYHPLLVSLANTKEVLAIVNRSGSVHSAHNAAAYLDKAICTCIAGGFRRIRMRGDCKFSQTEYLDGWDALGVRFQFGYEARANLKEIADNLDASAWKKLTRALPKNKTNETRTKPTNVKRQIIRERNYVHLELLHEEVAEFEYQPNACEKTYRMVVVRKNVSKEQGDVRLIDEIRYFFYISNDMPSVSSEDIVFGCNDRCDQENLIAQLSGGVRSLCAPVDNLESNWAYMVITSIAWNLKSWSALLTPVVTGQEQEHQAEKKRLLTMEFKTFLSVFIHVPCQILRHARKTIHRLLNWTDYTSAFFRLCAVLNL, from the coding sequence GTGAAGTCAAGTTTCGCAAAACGTATCGGTGCACGCAAGAAGCAAATCCTGAAAAGGCTCGCAGTAGCAAGGGAGAATCGCTTCTCTCGTGGTATCTCGAATCCGAATCCCGTTCTCGCTACCAACTCTGTCAAATACGAACTTGCTGATCGCACCCATGCCATCAGCTACGCTGGTGTCTCCGCCATGCTCAAGCTCGCCGGGCATGTCGGATTGACCGATGCCATCAATCATCGTGTCCAACTCTTAAAGTCACATGCTCCTTATCATGAATCCGACCACGTCCTCGCGATGGTTATGAATGTTCTATGCAACGGAACGAGGCTGGAGCATTTGGAGCGTCTTCGAAACGATTCGACATTCCTCGATGCGATCGGTGCCGATTCGATTCCTGATCCAACCACGGCAGGCGATTTCTGCCGTCGATTCCATCAATCCGACATCGACTCCCTGATGCAAGCTATTAACGAAGCCAGGATCAACGTATGGAGACAACAGGATGATGCGTTCTTTGACCAAGCCCTTATCGATGTCGATGGCGTTATCGTGGCAACTACAGCCGAGTGCAAAGAAGGAATGGATATCTCGTACAAGGGGAGTTGGGGATACCACCCTTTGCTGGTCAGCTTAGCCAACACCAAAGAAGTACTTGCGATTGTGAATCGCAGCGGTTCGGTTCACAGCGCTCACAACGCGGCAGCCTACTTAGATAAGGCGATCTGCACTTGTATCGCTGGAGGCTTCCGGCGCATTCGAATGCGAGGGGACTGCAAGTTCTCGCAGACGGAGTATCTCGACGGATGGGACGCCCTGGGAGTACGCTTCCAGTTCGGTTATGAGGCGCGAGCGAATCTGAAGGAAATCGCAGACAACTTGGATGCGTCGGCATGGAAGAAACTCACCCGCGCCTTGCCAAAAAACAAGACCAATGAAACTCGTACCAAACCCACCAATGTCAAACGCCAAATCATTCGGGAACGCAATTACGTCCATCTGGAGTTACTACATGAGGAAGTGGCCGAGTTCGAATACCAACCCAACGCCTGCGAGAAAACGTATCGAATGGTGGTTGTTCGGAAGAACGTCTCCAAAGAGCAGGGCGATGTTCGGCTCATCGACGAGATCCGCTACTTCTTTTACATCAGCAACGACATGCCCTCGGTATCGAGCGAGGACATTGTTTTTGGCTGCAATGACCGATGCGACCAAGAAAATTTGATAGCACAACTCTCCGGTGGAGTTCGATCGCTGTGCGCTCCGGTGGACAATTTGGAAAGCAACTGGGCGTATATGGTGATAACGAGTATTGCGTGGAACCTAAAATCCTGGTCTGCACTACTGACCCCCGTGGTGACTGGTCAAGAGCAAGAACATCAAGCAGAAAAGAAACGGCTCCTAACAATGGAATTTAAAACGTTTCTGTCCGTGTTCATTCATGTGCCATGCCAAATTCTACGACATGCCAGGAAAACGATTCATCGGCTCCTGAACTGGACGGACTACACATCAGCATTCTTCCGATTGTGTGCTGTGCTCAATCTGTAG